The Sphingosinicellaceae bacterium genome includes the window TTGCTGCTTGCGTCCGCTCAGACTTGTACTGACGTTAAGCGAGAGTGCCGCGCCTGCGCGGTGACAAACGGGAAGCGCCGGTGCTCGACCATCGCAATCGCCTGCCAGCCATCAGTCCGTGTTTGCGAGCCAAAGATAAATTCCCCGTCGGCTCGCGTAAGCACGCCGAAGACACCCACTGCAGTAGATGTTCACAAGCAGGCGAAGCAGCCAAAAAGCAGCTGACGGTCGAACGTCTGCTTCCTGCGGATTTACGCTGTTAGCGGACAGTCCGCTTGCGGCCCCAAAGCGGCCGTCGAGACTGCGGCTGGTGAGCCGGCTGCAACGCCTCGAATTAAGTGGAGAGCGGACATGGCCAAAGCTGTATGGTATTACTCGAGCTGCCGTAGGGGGTCTGACAATGAACACCAGCGGGAAGCTCAGGCGCTTTGTCGTCGTCACGATGATTTTCGTGACGCAATCGATACAGGCACAAAAAGCCGCCGATGCGCCGGTCCAGAACGGCGACATCGTCGTTACGGCGAGGCCGGACAAGGATGAGCCCGACTTTTCGAACTCACGTCCCATGGTCATTGTCGGGTCGCGAATTCCGCGAGAGAGCCTCCAGCACAACCCATACATTGCTAGCGCCACCAGCCTTGGCGGACTGACTCCGGACTCAGGTCTCGACGCGTTTGGCAGCATACGGAATTACCGCTGGCAAACCTGCAAAGCCGATGGCGCTGCCGTCCGCAAACATGTCGCCTGCCGCCTTGCCCGCGTCCAGCAGGCGTTGACTACCGGACATCCACTGCTGGCGGAGGAACTTATCTTACCCCTGTCCACGGACAGCGATCTGACCCTGGAAGAACGCTATGTCGTGCAAGAATACCGCTACCGCATTGCAGAAGCGATCCCCGACGCTGGACGTCGGCGCACGGCTTTGGCAGCGATGGTCGCTACCGGCTTCATGCCTGTTGCCAAAGAGCGAGCAGCACAGCTCACGCTGGCGTCGATGGCGCTCAAGGCCGGCGACCCCTTAGAAGCAATCGAACGCTATCGGGCAGTCGCGAAACTTGAACCTGATGACACCCAAAGTCGGATTAATGCAGCCGCACTTTTACAAAGGATAGGGCGCAGTGACGAGAGCAAGTCTCAGATTCGTGAGGCAATCGCGATCGCTCGTCGAACCGACTAACCAATC containing:
- a CDS encoding tetratricopeptide repeat protein is translated as MNTSGKLRRFVVVTMIFVTQSIQAQKAADAPVQNGDIVVTARPDKDEPDFSNSRPMVIVGSRIPRESLQHNPYIASATSLGGLTPDSGLDAFGSIRNYRWQTCKADGAAVRKHVACRLARVQQALTTGHPLLAEELILPLSTDSDLTLEERYVVQEYRYRIAEAIPDAGRRRTALAAMVATGFMPVAKERAAQLTLASMALKAGDPLEAIERYRAVAKLEPDDTQSRINAAALLQRIGRSDESKSQIREAIAIARRTD